A genomic region of Alistipes megaguti contains the following coding sequences:
- a CDS encoding AraC family transcriptional regulator, whose translation MNKEISEASISHFTLQELITMAGGESRPGLMGECIAASTDSHMEAFRFPCRINAFIIGVGTEGESSGLVNLHEFTIRKDTMFIIAPNSILQAQSVEGMKAHVMAVSCDFMKRINIDTKHLLPLLLQFASRPSLEISREESQALRNFISLIEQETKGPESEFSAEIIGGLIAGTIYKIGEILQRYLAEHPELENSSHNRANEYFRQFTQLLSEHYKQERSVGFYARQLCITPKYLTTLIKRISGRSVSEWIDNFVILEAKTLLKYSTMSVQEIAYYLNFPNQSFFGSYFKRNTGMSPSQYKAKQ comes from the coding sequence ATGAACAAAGAGATCTCGGAAGCTTCGATCTCCCACTTTACCCTCCAGGAGTTGATCACCATGGCCGGCGGAGAGAGCCGTCCGGGACTGATGGGCGAGTGCATCGCCGCCAGTACGGACTCGCACATGGAGGCTTTCCGGTTTCCGTGCCGCATCAACGCCTTCATCATCGGAGTGGGCACCGAAGGCGAATCCTCGGGACTGGTCAACCTTCATGAGTTTACGATCAGAAAGGACACGATGTTCATCATTGCGCCGAACAGCATTCTGCAGGCGCAGTCCGTCGAGGGGATGAAGGCCCATGTGATGGCCGTCTCGTGTGATTTCATGAAACGGATCAACATCGACACGAAGCATCTGCTGCCACTGCTGCTGCAATTCGCCTCACGCCCTTCGCTGGAGATCTCCCGCGAAGAGAGCCAGGCGCTGCGCAACTTCATCTCGCTGATCGAACAGGAGACAAAGGGTCCGGAGAGCGAATTCTCGGCCGAGATCATCGGCGGTCTGATTGCCGGAACAATCTACAAGATCGGAGAGATTCTGCAACGCTACCTTGCCGAGCATCCCGAGCTGGAGAATTCCTCGCACAACCGTGCCAACGAGTATTTCAGACAGTTCACGCAACTGTTGAGCGAGCACTACAAGCAGGAGCGCAGCGTCGGATTCTACGCCCGACAGCTGTGCATCACGCCGAAATACCTCACTACACTGATCAAGCGCATCAGCGGCCGGTCGGTTTCGGAGTGGATCGACAACTTTGTCATCCTCGAAGCCAAGACGCTGCTCAAGTATTCGACGATGAGCGTGCAGGAGATAGCCTACTATCTGAACTTCCCGAACCAGTCGTTCTTCGGAAGCTACTTCAAGCGCAATACCGGCATGTCCCCCTCACAGTACAAGGCCAAGCAATAG
- a CDS encoding OmpH family outer membrane protein: protein MKKAIKLTLAVALLMGSTSLFAQKFGRINTQEIIMAMPETKTMQTNMEAYGKEIQDNIETMQVEFNTKYQDYQKNYNTLTDMAKEMKEKELQDLQGRIQEFQGRAQQEYQKKQNELLAPIIEKAKNAIDKISAAGGYLVVFDTSTGSLAYFDEASLTDIAPEVKKELGITETPAAATETPAAK from the coding sequence ATGAAAAAAGCTATCAAATTAACCCTTGCGGTTGCTCTGCTGATGGGCTCCACGTCGCTCTTCGCACAGAAATTCGGCCGCATCAACACCCAGGAGATCATCATGGCCATGCCCGAGACCAAAACCATGCAGACCAACATGGAGGCTTACGGCAAGGAGATTCAGGACAACATCGAAACGATGCAGGTTGAGTTCAACACCAAATATCAGGATTACCAGAAGAACTACAACACGCTGACGGATATGGCCAAGGAGATGAAGGAGAAGGAGCTGCAGGATCTGCAGGGCCGCATCCAGGAGTTCCAGGGCCGCGCTCAGCAGGAGTATCAGAAGAAGCAGAACGAACTGTTGGCCCCGATCATCGAGAAGGCAAAAAACGCCATCGACAAGATCTCGGCCGCAGGCGGTTATCTGGTAGTCTTCGACACCTCAACGGGTTCGCTGGCCTACTTCGACGAGGCCTCGCTGACCGACATCGCCCCCGAAGTAAAGAAGGAGCTCGGCATCACCGAGACCCCCGCAGCTGCCACCGAGACTCCCGCAGCCAAATAG
- a CDS encoding OmpH family outer membrane protein — protein sequence MKRLILMAAAILTAGIVSAQNYIIVNSEKIFKSVDAYNTAIEQLDSLAKQYQDQVDAKFAEVETLYNNYQYQKASLSSAARQARENEILAKEKEAQQYQESLFGKEGTLMKTRIKMITPIQKEVFARIEAYAKEVGADLVLDSSNNPTLLYNNPTVERTRQVIDLLKQK from the coding sequence ATGAAACGGCTGATTCTCATGGCTGCGGCCATACTCACGGCGGGAATCGTCTCCGCACAGAATTACATAATCGTCAACAGCGAAAAGATCTTCAAGTCGGTCGATGCCTACAACACGGCCATCGAACAGCTCGACTCGCTGGCCAAACAGTATCAGGATCAGGTGGATGCCAAGTTCGCCGAGGTGGAGACCCTCTACAACAACTACCAGTACCAGAAGGCATCGCTCTCGTCGGCCGCGCGCCAGGCCCGTGAAAACGAGATCCTTGCGAAGGAGAAGGAGGCTCAGCAGTATCAGGAGAGCCTCTTCGGCAAGGAGGGTACGCTGATGAAAACCCGCATCAAGATGATCACCCCGATCCAGAAGGAGGTCTTCGCCCGGATCGAGGCCTACGCCAAGGAGGTCGGCGCCGATCTGGTGCTCGATTCGTCGAACAACCCCACGCTGCTCTACAACAACCCCACGGTGGAGCGCACCCGGCAGGTCATCGACCTTCTGAAACAAAAATAG
- the bamA gene encoding outer membrane protein assembly factor BamA, giving the protein MNYSGKIFTAAALFMTLCCANMSAQEQKPQEPAPQDSTQLREVTFSENAPMFKSSGDPKLYYIRKINVHGVKYLNPDVLKSSAGLIEGDSIYLPSNFISNAITRFWSQRFFSDVKIGAEIEGDSLDLEVFLKERPRVYNWAFEGISKGKQKDLLEKLKLKRGSELSDYVIDKNKKLIHDYWAEKGFRNTEVDVRIDNDTLRPGQAVNVTFLIDRKEKVKIGRIDFIGNTQFPDKRLRRTFKKTHQKSINIFKGAKLNESDYAADKELLIDFYNSKGYRNATIIRDSIYPINEKRLGIDLEVSEGNKYYIRNVSWVGNSVYETDALQRMFGVKTGDTYDKKTMQKRLGIGKESNPEEMSVSSLYQNEGYLMSQIEPAETIIGADSIDIEVKVFEGKQFTINNVGISGNQRVDDEVIRRELYTRPGELYNRSLLMQTIRTLGSMGHFNPETIMPDIKPVTNELVDINWPLEEQASDQFNIAGGWGSGTFVGSVGITLNNLSVKNFFKKGAWRPYPMGQNQRLSLSAQTNGTYYKAFALSFTDPWLGGKKPNSFTFSAHISEQNNAYYIWQTATQYFRTYGVAAGLGKRLNWPDPYFTFYAEASYERYNLKNWTGFVVENGNSNLLSLKLVFGRNSVDQPIYPRRGSEFSASVQATLPYSLWDGKDYSDQSMSDQDRYGWVEFHKWQFKAQWFQGFLNNSNLVLMLKAEMGYLGSYNKNKVSPFQRYEVGGDGMSGYNIYGIDIIAMRGYEDGALDPTNYYSRGYNKYTAELRYPIILKPSSQIYVLGFLEGGNAFDSWKEFSPFKIKRSAGFGVRLYLPVVGMLGIDWGYGFDPPANSTTKSGSQFHFVLGQQF; this is encoded by the coding sequence ATGAACTATTCAGGTAAGATATTCACGGCAGCAGCCCTCTTCATGACGCTTTGCTGCGCGAATATGTCCGCCCAGGAACAGAAACCTCAGGAGCCGGCTCCGCAGGACTCCACGCAACTCCGCGAAGTGACCTTCTCCGAGAACGCTCCCATGTTCAAGAGTTCGGGCGACCCCAAACTCTACTACATCCGCAAGATCAACGTCCACGGTGTCAAATACCTCAACCCCGACGTGCTGAAATCCTCGGCCGGACTGATCGAGGGCGATTCGATCTACCTGCCCAGCAACTTCATCTCCAACGCCATCACGCGTTTCTGGAGCCAGCGCTTCTTCTCCGACGTGAAGATCGGCGCCGAAATCGAGGGCGACAGCCTCGACCTGGAGGTCTTCCTCAAGGAGCGTCCCCGCGTCTACAACTGGGCCTTCGAGGGAATCTCCAAGGGCAAGCAGAAGGATCTGCTCGAGAAACTCAAGCTCAAGCGCGGCAGCGAACTCTCCGACTACGTCATCGACAAGAACAAGAAGCTCATCCACGACTACTGGGCTGAAAAGGGCTTCCGCAATACCGAGGTCGACGTGCGCATCGACAACGACACGCTGCGTCCGGGCCAGGCCGTGAACGTCACCTTCCTGATCGACCGCAAGGAGAAGGTCAAGATCGGCCGTATCGACTTTATCGGCAACACGCAGTTCCCCGACAAGCGGCTGCGCCGCACCTTCAAGAAGACCCACCAGAAATCGATCAACATCTTCAAGGGAGCCAAACTCAACGAATCGGACTATGCGGCCGACAAGGAGCTTCTGATCGACTTCTACAATTCGAAGGGTTACCGCAACGCCACGATCATCCGCGACTCGATCTACCCGATCAACGAAAAGCGGCTGGGCATCGACCTCGAGGTCTCGGAGGGCAACAAATACTACATCCGCAACGTCTCGTGGGTCGGCAACTCGGTCTACGAAACCGACGCCCTGCAGCGCATGTTCGGCGTCAAGACGGGCGACACGTACGACAAGAAGACGATGCAGAAACGTCTGGGTATCGGCAAGGAGTCCAACCCGGAGGAGATGTCCGTCTCGTCGCTCTACCAGAACGAGGGCTACCTCATGTCGCAGATCGAACCCGCCGAGACGATCATCGGCGCCGACTCGATCGACATCGAGGTGAAGGTCTTCGAGGGCAAGCAGTTCACGATCAACAACGTCGGCATCTCGGGCAACCAGCGCGTCGACGACGAGGTGATCCGCCGCGAACTGTACACGCGTCCGGGCGAGCTGTACAACCGCTCGCTGCTGATGCAGACCATCCGTACGCTGGGCTCGATGGGCCACTTCAACCCCGAGACCATCATGCCCGACATCAAACCCGTCACCAACGAACTGGTCGACATCAACTGGCCGCTCGAGGAGCAGGCCTCCGACCAGTTCAACATCGCCGGCGGCTGGGGCTCGGGCACCTTCGTGGGTTCGGTCGGCATCACGCTCAACAACCTCTCGGTGAAGAACTTCTTCAAGAAGGGCGCCTGGCGTCCCTACCCGATGGGTCAGAACCAGCGTCTCTCGCTCTCGGCCCAGACCAACGGTACCTACTACAAGGCCTTTGCGCTGAGCTTCACCGATCCGTGGCTGGGCGGCAAGAAGCCCAACTCGTTCACCTTCTCGGCCCATATCTCCGAGCAGAACAACGCCTACTACATCTGGCAGACCGCCACGCAGTACTTCCGCACGTACGGTGTTGCGGCCGGTCTGGGCAAGCGTCTGAACTGGCCCGACCCCTACTTCACCTTCTACGCCGAGGCCAGCTACGAACGCTATAACCTGAAGAACTGGACCGGGTTCGTCGTCGAGAACGGAAACTCGAACCTGCTGTCGCTCAAGCTCGTCTTCGGCCGCAACTCGGTCGATCAGCCGATCTACCCGCGCCGCGGTTCGGAATTCAGCGCCTCGGTGCAGGCCACGCTCCCCTACTCGCTCTGGGACGGAAAGGACTACTCCGACCAGTCGATGAGTGACCAGGACCGCTACGGATGGGTCGAATTCCACAAGTGGCAGTTCAAGGCGCAGTGGTTCCAGGGATTCCTCAACAACTCGAACCTGGTGCTGATGCTCAAGGCCGAGATGGGTTACCTGGGCAGCTACAACAAGAACAAGGTCTCGCCCTTCCAGCGTTACGAGGTCGGCGGCGACGGCATGTCGGGATACAACATCTACGGTATCGACATCATCGCCATGCGCGGTTACGAGGACGGCGCCCTCGACCCGACGAACTACTACTCGCGCGGATACAACAAGTACACCGCCGAGCTGCGTTATCCGATCATTCTGAAGCCTTCGTCGCAGATCTACGTACTGGGCTTCCTCGAGGGCGGTAATGCCTTCGACTCGTGGAAGGAGTTCTCGCCCTTCAAGATCAAGCGTTCGGCCGGTTTCGGCGTGCGGCTCTATCTGCCGGTGGTCGGCATGCTCGGCATCGACTGGGGTTACGGTTTCGATCCCCCCGCCAACTCGACCACCAAGAGCGGAAGCCAGTTCCACTTTGTGCTCGGTCAGCAATTCTAA
- the uppS gene encoding polyprenyl diphosphate synthase, which translates to MSEQKRIPQHVAIIMDGNGRWAELRGKDRSEGHAAGIEPVRASLRAAVRNGVRYLTLYAFSTENWGRPAAEVDALMELFCQCVGNEAPELIRQGVRVCMIGDRSRFSEKVRSALESIEKQTADGKVLTLILALNYSSRSEITRAVQQIARRVAAGEFAPEAITEQTLSESLDTAPWPDPDLIVRTSGEQRLSNFLLWQASYAELWFPEVLWPDFTERDFDRALEEYARRDRRFGLVKDK; encoded by the coding sequence ATGAGCGAGCAGAAACGCATACCGCAACACGTCGCCATCATCATGGACGGCAACGGCCGGTGGGCCGAACTGCGCGGCAAGGACCGCAGCGAAGGTCATGCTGCCGGTATCGAACCCGTCCGTGCCTCGCTGCGCGCCGCCGTGCGCAACGGCGTCCGCTATCTGACGCTCTACGCCTTCTCGACCGAAAACTGGGGACGCCCCGCTGCCGAAGTCGATGCCCTGATGGAGCTCTTCTGCCAGTGCGTGGGCAACGAGGCGCCGGAACTCATCCGCCAGGGCGTGCGCGTCTGCATGATCGGCGACCGCAGCCGCTTCTCCGAAAAGGTCCGCTCGGCGCTGGAGAGCATCGAGAAGCAGACCGCCGACGGAAAGGTCCTCACCCTGATTCTGGCACTGAACTACTCCTCGCGCAGCGAAATCACCCGTGCCGTGCAACAGATCGCCCGCCGCGTGGCCGCCGGAGAGTTCGCCCCCGAGGCCATCACCGAACAGACCCTCAGCGAGTCGCTCGACACCGCCCCGTGGCCCGATCCCGACCTGATCGTCCGCACCAGCGGCGAACAGCGTCTGAGCAATTTCCTGCTCTGGCAGGCCTCCTACGCCGAACTGTGGTTCCCCGAGGTGCTGTGGCCCGACTTCACCGAACGGGATTTCGACCGCGCTCTGGAGGAGTATGCCCGCCGCGACCGCCGCTTCGGTCTGGTGAAAGACAAATGA
- a CDS encoding NAD(+)/NADH kinase: MKIILFSRPLVAHTAGEIRRLFESIHRFGFNFAVNEEFAPLIEEALGEAVPPEKIYRRHVGRQPDGTVMVCYGGDGTLLEGVHRLCGAPIPVMGINAGHLGFLTSAPKAGFDHLFKNIAEGRLQTEPRSQLHIEGDFSRQPDTQLALNEFTVQRHGAGMIAVETFVDGQMVATYHGDGLIVATPTGSTAYSLSAGGPVVAPTCHCLTLSPLAPHNLTMRPVVIPDTAVITLRVDARRSDAFVTLDNRNYPVSHGATFTIRRAEQTIFLAIPHNISFYDTLRDKMMWGIDIRS, encoded by the coding sequence ATGAAAATCATACTTTTTTCCCGGCCCCTGGTCGCCCACACCGCCGGAGAGATCCGCCGGCTCTTCGAATCCATCCACCGTTTCGGATTCAATTTCGCGGTCAACGAGGAGTTTGCACCGCTGATCGAGGAGGCACTCGGCGAGGCCGTACCTCCCGAAAAGATCTACCGCCGGCACGTGGGCCGGCAGCCCGACGGTACGGTGATGGTCTGCTACGGCGGCGACGGCACGCTGCTCGAAGGGGTGCACCGGCTGTGCGGCGCCCCGATCCCCGTCATGGGCATCAACGCCGGCCACCTCGGATTCCTCACCAGCGCCCCCAAGGCCGGCTTCGACCACCTGTTCAAAAACATTGCCGAGGGACGGCTGCAGACCGAACCCCGCTCGCAGCTCCACATCGAGGGGGACTTCTCGCGCCAGCCCGACACGCAGCTGGCCCTGAACGAATTTACGGTCCAGCGCCACGGCGCCGGCATGATCGCCGTGGAGACCTTCGTCGACGGGCAGATGGTCGCCACCTACCACGGCGACGGACTGATCGTCGCCACCCCGACCGGTTCGACGGCCTATTCGCTCAGTGCCGGAGGTCCCGTCGTGGCCCCCACGTGCCACTGCCTGACCCTCTCGCCCCTGGCGCCGCACAACCTCACGATGCGCCCCGTGGTGATCCCCGACACGGCCGTCATCACGCTGCGCGTCGACGCCCGCCGCTCGGATGCCTTCGTCACGCTCGACAACCGCAACTACCCCGTTTCGCACGGAGCCACGTTCACCATCCGCCGCGCCGAACAGACGATTTTTCTCGCCATACCGCACAATATATCCTTTTACGACACGTTACGGGATAAGATGATGTGGGGAATCGACATCCGCAGTTGA
- a CDS encoding pyridoxine 5'-phosphate synthase: MTKLSVNINKIAVIRNSRGGNLPDVILAARNIERFGADGITVHPRPDGRHIRYDDVRNLKRVLTTEFNIEGNPIPSFIDLVTEVVPTQVTLVPDAADAITSNAGWDTLANREFLSEVTRRFHRHGIRVSIFVDPLPAMVAGARACGADRVELYTEGYASRYAQNPEAAVAPYVAAAEEARRQGLGLNAGHDLSLENLRYYISRIPWTDEVSIGHALICDALYYGLENTVQLYRRELKTVQE, translated from the coding sequence ATGACAAAGTTGAGTGTAAACATCAATAAGATTGCCGTCATCCGCAACTCCCGGGGAGGGAATCTTCCGGACGTGATCCTCGCGGCGCGCAACATCGAGCGTTTCGGGGCCGACGGCATCACGGTACACCCGCGCCCCGACGGACGCCACATCCGCTACGACGACGTGCGGAATCTGAAACGGGTGCTCACCACCGAATTCAACATCGAGGGCAACCCCATTCCGTCGTTCATCGACCTGGTGACGGAGGTCGTCCCGACGCAGGTGACGCTGGTCCCCGACGCCGCCGACGCCATTACCTCGAATGCCGGTTGGGATACGCTTGCCAACCGTGAATTCCTGAGCGAGGTGACGCGCCGCTTCCATCGGCACGGCATCCGCGTCTCGATCTTCGTCGACCCCCTGCCGGCGATGGTGGCCGGGGCCCGGGCATGCGGCGCCGACCGCGTGGAGCTCTACACCGAGGGGTATGCCAGCCGGTATGCGCAGAATCCCGAGGCGGCCGTTGCCCCCTACGTGGCGGCGGCCGAGGAGGCGCGGCGGCAGGGGCTGGGGCTCAATGCCGGTCACGACCTCTCGCTGGAGAACCTCCGCTACTACATCTCCCGCATCCCCTGGACCGACGAGGTCTCGATCGGCCATGCGCTGATCTGCGACGCCCTCTACTACGGGCTGGAGAATACCGTGCAGCTCTACCGCCGCGAACTGAAAACCGTACAGGAATGA
- a CDS encoding GDSL-type esterase/lipase family protein, whose amino-acid sequence MKRLLLLAAALLVAGAAFAQGEYHFQRRSLFDVLPLHSSDIVFVGNSITDGCEWAELFQNRHVKNRGISGDRSDWLLGRLDSILTAHPKKLFLMIGTNDLAAGRTPDEIVRDVERLIDRFQRESKWTKIYVQSILPVNGEGFTKYRSHYEHAHLIVPTNKRLEALCHQKGVTYLDVWGALADDEGRLDRRYTNDGLHLMGAGYLVWRDAIRIHVK is encoded by the coding sequence ATGAAACGACTGCTGCTTCTTGCCGCGGCCCTGCTCGTTGCGGGGGCGGCCTTCGCTCAGGGGGAGTATCACTTCCAGCGGCGAAGCCTTTTCGACGTGCTGCCGCTCCACTCGAGCGACATCGTCTTTGTGGGCAATTCGATCACCGACGGCTGCGAGTGGGCCGAACTCTTCCAGAACCGCCACGTCAAGAACCGCGGCATCAGCGGCGACCGTTCGGACTGGCTGCTCGGGAGGCTCGACTCGATTCTGACGGCCCATCCCAAGAAGCTCTTCCTGATGATCGGCACGAACGATCTGGCGGCGGGACGCACGCCCGACGAGATCGTGCGCGACGTCGAGCGGCTGATCGACCGCTTCCAGCGGGAGTCGAAATGGACGAAGATCTACGTACAGAGCATCCTGCCGGTCAACGGCGAGGGATTCACGAAATACCGCAGCCATTATGAACACGCGCATCTGATCGTCCCGACGAACAAGCGTCTCGAGGCTTTGTGCCACCAGAAGGGGGTCACCTATCTCGACGTGTGGGGGGCGCTGGCCGACGACGAGGGGCGGCTCGACCGCCGTTATACGAATGACGGCCTGCACCTGATGGGGGCGGGTTATCTGGTATGGCGCGATGCGATCAGGATCCATGTCAAGTAA
- a CDS encoding CCA tRNA nucleotidyltransferase: MSSNRVSLSNPIFRQISRLADEQGVRAFVVGGYVRDYYLRRPSTDIDVVVVGSGIALAEALGRELRTRVSIFKTFGTAMVRARGIEVEFVGARKESYTHDSRKPEVSPGTLEDDQRRRDFTINAMAWSLNAETFGELVDPFDGMSDLEDCIIRTPCDPDVTFSDDPLRMMRAVRFAAQLGFTIEEETFDAIARNAERIRIVSRERIAVELNKIVASPVPSIGFELLEMTGLLKLIFPEMHNLKGVERRGKHAHKDNFIHTLKVLDNVARRSDDLWLRWAAILHDIGKPLTKAYDPRVGWTFHGHEVVGSKMVPAIFRQLKLPLNEHMKFVQKLVFLHLRPIILSEDLVTDSAVRRLLFEAGDDVEALMTLCEADITSGIDVKVKRYLANFELVRRKMKDLEERDRIRNFQPPITGEIIMQTYGIGPCRVIGEIKEVIKNAILDGEIPNEYGAAYALMERLATERGLVKAGEPAQADASAEPGA; this comes from the coding sequence ATGTCAAGTAACCGCGTGTCGCTTTCGAATCCGATATTCCGTCAGATCTCGCGCCTTGCCGACGAGCAGGGGGTGCGGGCCTTCGTCGTCGGGGGCTACGTGCGCGACTACTACCTGCGGCGTCCGTCGACGGACATCGACGTGGTGGTCGTCGGGAGCGGCATTGCGCTGGCCGAGGCCCTGGGCCGCGAGTTGAGGACCAGGGTGTCCATCTTCAAGACCTTCGGTACGGCCATGGTCCGGGCTCGCGGCATCGAGGTGGAGTTCGTGGGGGCCCGCAAGGAGTCCTATACGCACGATTCGCGCAAACCGGAGGTCTCGCCCGGAACGCTCGAGGATGACCAGCGCCGCCGTGACTTTACGATCAATGCGATGGCCTGGTCGCTCAACGCCGAGACCTTCGGCGAACTGGTCGATCCCTTCGACGGGATGTCCGATCTGGAGGATTGCATCATCCGCACGCCGTGCGATCCGGACGTCACCTTCTCGGACGATCCGCTGCGGATGATGCGCGCCGTGCGCTTCGCCGCGCAGCTGGGCTTCACGATCGAGGAGGAGACCTTCGACGCCATTGCCCGCAATGCCGAACGCATCCGCATCGTTTCGCGCGAGCGGATTGCCGTCGAACTGAACAAGATCGTCGCCTCGCCCGTCCCCTCGATCGGTTTCGAACTGCTCGAAATGACGGGTCTTCTGAAGCTGATCTTCCCCGAGATGCACAACCTCAAGGGGGTCGAGCGCCGCGGCAAACACGCCCACAAGGACAACTTCATCCATACGCTGAAGGTGCTGGACAACGTGGCGCGGCGTTCGGACGATCTGTGGCTGCGCTGGGCGGCGATTCTGCACGACATCGGCAAGCCGCTGACCAAGGCTTACGACCCACGCGTGGGGTGGACCTTCCACGGCCACGAGGTCGTCGGTTCGAAGATGGTGCCGGCGATCTTCCGCCAGCTGAAGCTCCCGTTGAACGAGCACATGAAGTTCGTCCAGAAGCTGGTTTTCCTCCACCTGCGGCCGATCATCCTCTCGGAGGATCTGGTGACCGATTCGGCCGTGCGGCGGCTGTTGTTCGAGGCGGGCGACGACGTCGAGGCGCTGATGACCCTCTGCGAAGCCGACATCACCTCGGGCATCGACGTCAAGGTGAAACGTTATCTGGCCAACTTTGAGCTGGTGCGCCGCAAGATGAAGGATCTTGAGGAGCGCGACCGGATCCGCAACTTCCAGCCGCCGATTACGGGTGAGATCATCATGCAGACCTACGGCATCGGCCCCTGCCGCGTCATCGGCGAGATCAAGGAGGTGATCAAGAATGCGATCCTCGACGGCGAGATTCCGAACGAATACGGGGCGGCCTACGCACTGATGGAGCGGCTGGCGACGGAACGCGGTCTGGTCAAGGCCGGAGAACCGGCACAGGCGGATGCTTCCG